The Solibacillus sp. FSL R7-0682 genome includes a window with the following:
- a CDS encoding sigma-70 family RNA polymerase sigma factor produces the protein MDREEKDYILEKIMIEYGNELVRLAFSYVKDVEIAKDMVQNSFIKCYKNLDSFRFDAQVKTWLYRITINECKDYLKSWNYRMVQVKSFINETTKSILPSTEKAVIDKYSNEEIKDTIFSLPKVYREVVYLYYYDSLSTEEIANVLDLPVNTVKTRLRRAKQRLVSIMKEAELNGR, from the coding sequence TTGGACCGAGAAGAAAAAGATTACATATTAGAAAAAATCATGATTGAATATGGGAATGAGTTGGTACGATTAGCATTTTCTTATGTAAAAGATGTAGAGATTGCTAAAGATATGGTTCAAAATTCGTTTATTAAATGCTATAAAAACCTTGATTCGTTTCGATTTGATGCACAAGTAAAGACATGGCTTTATCGCATAACCATCAACGAATGCAAAGATTATTTAAAAAGCTGGAACTACAGAATGGTTCAGGTGAAAAGCTTTATAAATGAAACGACAAAGTCAATATTACCATCAACAGAAAAAGCAGTAATCGATAAATATAGCAATGAAGAAATAAAGGATACAATATTCTCTTTACCAAAGGTGTACCGGGAAGTTGTTTATTTATACTACTACGATTCATTAAGTACAGAGGAAATTGCCAACGTGTTAGATCTTCCCGTTAATACAGTAAAAACTCGATTAAGAAGGGCAAAGCAAAGGTTGGTGTCGATTATGAAGGAGGCAGAGCTTAATGGAAGATAA
- a CDS encoding metallophosphoesterase, with amino-acid sequence MYIIYLLIIFLLLGWLIFNTHFYKKTTHSLSFNLSNHLTVLHISDLHGKTRFINGRLSSIVLKSNPDILIITGDLVSRKRQLPSVMKEIKKIKNSGIKIYFTPGNYERETMNFFNKRAIHDKEYIENKSFIEDYMCVLENKGEMIFIKDTKINIYGFDNSIYGNERNNTCNLPSKSDLTFYLAHSPNIISYIEDKGLFFNFLFAGHTHGGQIRLFDKTVGPYKDFHLGLKKINKNQYFFITRGIGTVKIPFRINCYPEIAVFNIR; translated from the coding sequence ATGTACATTATTTATTTATTAATTATTTTTCTTCTCTTAGGATGGCTTATATTTAATACGCATTTTTATAAAAAAACAACACATTCCTTATCGTTCAATCTATCAAATCATCTCACTGTCTTACATATATCCGATTTACATGGGAAAACACGTTTTATTAATGGTCGTCTATCAAGTATTGTTCTAAAAAGCAATCCCGATATATTGATAATTACTGGCGATCTTGTTAGTCGAAAGCGTCAACTACCTTCTGTTATGAAAGAGATTAAAAAAATTAAAAATAGTGGTATTAAGATTTATTTCACACCTGGAAATTATGAACGTGAAACGATGAATTTTTTCAATAAAAGGGCCATTCATGACAAGGAATATATTGAAAATAAAAGCTTCATAGAAGACTATATGTGCGTATTAGAAAACAAAGGGGAAATGATTTTCATCAAAGATACTAAAATCAATATATATGGATTTGATAATTCAATCTATGGAAATGAACGAAATAATACATGTAATTTGCCATCAAAAAGCGACCTAACATTTTATTTAGCACATTCACCAAATATTATTTCTTACATTGAAGATAAAGGATTATTTTTTAATTTTCTATTTGCTGGTCATACCCATGGTGGACAAATACGTCTATTCGATAAAACAGTAGGTCCTTATAAAGACTTTCATCTTGGCCTAAAGAAAATCAATAAGAACCAGTATTTTTTTATTACAAGAGGAATAGGCACAGTTAAAATTCCGTTTCGTATAAACTGTTATCCAGAAATAGCAGTATTTAATATCCGTTAA
- a CDS encoding sulfite exporter TauE/SafE family protein, with translation MATFFRLTLILASGILILMQINSTASVTFLSMIICIGMFGSFIGTLAGGGGLITLPAMILLGIPIHYSIATNKFSSGIASFSSLLILLRTKEMKWEQIKFIIIASIVGGGIGALIASLIPEKWLNIVAIGLLLFAFILSIQGKKWYSDIQSVNKGHMDERSSKVMSFFIGIYDGGFGPGSSTFSILYFIKSNYTYVKATQMSRVLNFGSCLGAFIIFYQTGFLQWDYAIALATGSIIGTQLALKIVSKIPLQFAKWLLTTILILLVGQVTWQLF, from the coding sequence ATGGCTACATTTTTTAGGTTAACACTTATCCTAGCTAGTGGAATTCTCATCTTAATGCAAATTAATTCAACAGCAAGTGTGACTTTTCTTAGTATGATTATTTGTATAGGGATGTTTGGATCATTTATTGGAACATTAGCAGGGGGAGGAGGGTTAATTACATTACCAGCAATGATCTTACTTGGTATACCGATTCACTATAGTATCGCAACGAATAAATTTTCATCAGGAATCGCATCTTTCTCGAGTTTACTCATATTACTAAGGACAAAAGAAATGAAATGGGAGCAAATAAAATTTATTATAATAGCTTCAATCGTTGGAGGAGGTATTGGTGCACTTATTGCATCGCTTATCCCCGAAAAATGGCTAAATATCGTGGCGATTGGCTTACTTTTATTTGCCTTTATTTTATCTATTCAAGGGAAGAAATGGTACAGCGACATCCAATCCGTTAATAAGGGTCACATGGATGAACGTTCTTCTAAAGTTATGTCATTTTTTATTGGTATATATGATGGAGGATTTGGGCCTGGTTCGTCTACGTTTAGTATTTTATATTTTATAAAATCCAACTATACATATGTTAAAGCAACACAGATGAGTAGAGTATTAAACTTCGGCAGTTGCTTAGGTGCATTTATTATTTTTTATCAAACCGGATTTTTACAATGGGACTACGCGATTGCATTGGCAACTGGCTCTATAATTGGTACCCAACTGGCACTGAAAATTGTCTCGAAAATACCTTTACAGTTTGCAAAGTGGTTATTAACAACCATTTTAATTTTATTAGTAGGTCAAGTAACATGGCAATTATTTTAG
- a CDS encoding helix-turn-helix domain-containing protein produces MNSIGETLKEIRLAKGITQTYISKEAEITQSNYSKYEKGNIDMGSEAFLRILETMDVQLQEFMYIQNDHQLSKKEAILLNFFKLPFHNLSALSELQNKCIKYLEQSNSVLIQDILILIEALKIIYIENDLAKGRQIVAPIWNRLCKNDELFVYDIYFLNAILYIFSLEEVLNIKHYLLRAYKKYQDFPNTLAIFVNLHINISLLLLENKLYEESLDTLEIVEEICTKKRQYFQLSIIYIRKGICLNNLKKNGDDLIEKGIHWLQMFDEVDALEIMQNEIDLYNKNQNISSSRT; encoded by the coding sequence TTGAATTCAATTGGAGAAACATTGAAAGAAATAAGATTGGCAAAGGGTATTACACAAACGTATATATCTAAAGAAGCTGAGATTACTCAAAGTAATTATTCCAAATATGAAAAAGGAAATATTGATATGGGAAGTGAGGCATTTTTAAGAATTCTTGAAACTATGGATGTACAGCTTCAAGAATTTATGTACATTCAAAATGACCACCAATTATCAAAGAAAGAGGCAATTCTTTTAAATTTTTTCAAACTACCATTTCACAATTTATCTGCACTCTCCGAATTACAAAATAAGTGCATAAAGTATTTAGAGCAATCAAATAGTGTATTAATTCAAGATATTTTAATATTAATAGAAGCACTTAAGATTATTTATATTGAAAATGATTTAGCTAAGGGGCGACAAATCGTAGCACCAATTTGGAATCGTCTATGCAAAAATGATGAATTATTTGTTTATGATATATATTTTCTAAATGCAATTCTCTATATTTTTTCACTAGAGGAAGTACTGAATATTAAACATTATTTACTAAGAGCGTACAAAAAGTATCAGGACTTTCCGAATACTTTAGCCATTTTTGTTAACCTACATATTAATATTTCTTTGCTTCTATTGGAAAATAAACTTTATGAGGAATCCTTAGACACTTTAGAAATTGTTGAAGAGATATGCACAAAAAAACGTCAATATTTTCAACTTTCTATTATTTATATAAGGAAAGGCATATGCTTAAATAATCTTAAAAAAAATGGCGATGATTTAATAGAAAAAGGAATTCATTGGTTGCAAATGTTTGATGAAGTTGATGCCCTCGAAATCATGCAAAACGAAATTGACCTTTACAATAAAAATCAAAACATTTCTTCTAGTAGAACATAA
- a CDS encoding NIPSNAP family protein: protein MFYRRKFYIVKNDFVEVFNAHFNENNLPNQLKHGARLIGRWMTPNDEKTTEIFAIWEYDSYEKYLEIEANVRADQDHVSKVKDWYNTHGGRDYVLNNYLVAIRDEPLKTTLSK from the coding sequence TTGTTTTATAGAAGGAAATTCTATATTGTAAAAAATGATTTTGTAGAAGTATTTAACGCTCACTTTAATGAGAATAATTTACCTAATCAACTTAAACATGGTGCAAGATTAATAGGTAGATGGATGACACCCAATGATGAGAAAACTACTGAAATATTCGCCATCTGGGAATATGATAGTTATGAAAAATATCTAGAGATTGAAGCCAATGTTCGAGCTGATCAAGATCATGTGAGTAAAGTTAAGGATTGGTATAATACACATGGTGGGAGAGATTATGTTCTAAACAATTATTTAGTAGCGATACGAGACGAGCCGTTAAAAACTACATTGTCTAAATAA
- a CDS encoding NUDIX domain-containing protein, with product MHIRNSAKAIIIQNDKVLLTKNLGNDDFFYILPGGGQEHGETLHQALIRECIEELGQHVEVGKLLHIREYIGKNHEYAAFHSAVHQVEYYFICNIINETESFKPSQPDPEQVGIVWLPIRELLEYEIYPKQLRQYIMQHFYNENAPVYLGDIN from the coding sequence ATGCATATTCGCAATTCGGCTAAAGCTATTATTATTCAAAATGATAAAGTGCTATTAACGAAAAATCTCGGGAACGACGATTTTTTTTACATCCTTCCAGGCGGAGGTCAAGAACATGGTGAAACACTTCATCAAGCATTAATCCGAGAATGTATAGAGGAACTTGGTCAGCATGTAGAGGTTGGAAAGCTTCTACACATTCGAGAGTACATAGGAAAAAATCATGAGTATGCTGCATTTCATTCTGCTGTTCATCAAGTAGAATATTATTTTATTTGTAACATCATCAATGAAACAGAGAGCTTCAAGCCTTCTCAGCCTGATCCTGAACAGGTTGGGATTGTATGGCTACCTATTCGTGAACTACTGGAATATGAGATATACCCTAAACAATTAAGACAATATATTATGCAGCATTTTTATAATGAGAACGCACCTGTTTATTTAGGGGATATTAATTGA
- a CDS encoding YqjF family protein, with amino-acid sequence MGKFLKTKPNQWDDSHRPWALPNLPWTMKQIWSDLLFAHYPIKFEVLRKLVPEALPLDSYNGMCWIGVVPFRMSGVRLRGLPPIPGTDQFPELNVRTYVTLDGKPGVYFFSLDAANWLAVKGAKTLYYLPYWHAEMKIKNSGTSIEFESKRLQDHEIKFACSYKPISEPFLSTKGSFEEWMVERYCFYTLNSSGVPLRCDILHEPWRLQKAQAEIKHNTILSKQGIAVETDLPIVHFAKMIEVLAWPLVHHSTNRFSI; translated from the coding sequence TTGGGAAAATTCCTGAAAACTAAACCAAATCAATGGGATGATAGTCATCGCCCATGGGCTCTCCCTAATTTACCTTGGACGATGAAGCAAATATGGAGCGATCTACTATTTGCACATTATCCAATAAAATTTGAGGTGTTACGAAAGTTAGTTCCTGAAGCACTGCCCTTGGATTCATATAATGGAATGTGCTGGATTGGCGTTGTGCCGTTTCGGATGTCGGGTGTTAGACTGCGAGGATTACCACCTATTCCGGGAACAGATCAATTTCCTGAACTCAATGTTCGGACATATGTAACGCTAGATGGAAAGCCAGGTGTTTACTTTTTTAGTTTGGATGCTGCCAATTGGCTTGCTGTTAAAGGTGCAAAAACACTCTATTATTTACCATATTGGCATGCTGAAATGAAAATTAAAAATAGTGGAACAAGCATTGAATTTGAAAGTAAGAGATTACAAGATCATGAAATCAAATTTGCATGTAGCTATAAACCGATTTCAGAACCATTTCTATCAACAAAAGGATCTTTCGAGGAATGGATGGTCGAGCGTTACTGCTTCTACACGTTAAATTCATCGGGAGTACCGCTGCGCTGTGACATTTTACATGAACCTTGGAGATTACAAAAAGCACAGGCGGAGATTAAGCATAATACAATACTTTCTAAGCAAGGTATTGCAGTTGAGACCGATTTGCCAATCGTGCATTTTGCTAAAATGATAGAGGTACTTGCTTGGCCATTAGTTCATCATTCTACGAATCGTTTTAGTATTTAA
- a CDS encoding PQQ-dependent sugar dehydrogenase, producing MKKSFILSGVALAFLSSCSSMNDNQSNSTRNENGHESAVLQSSNEARIEVIASHLEAPWAINKLKETFYITERTGKIAKIKNGEVTRQNVLLTKTLSTASEAGLLGLVLAPDFEQSNQAFAYYTYEKGREQFNRIVLLQLVEDTWHEKVVLVDEIPSGTYHHGGRLKIGPDRKLYATAGDASNPDFAQDVDSLGGKILRINLDGTIPEDNPFPSSYVYSYGHRNPQGIGWAQDGSLYASEHGQSANDEINKIYAGENYGWPIIEGIETQEGLITPLFTSGENITWAPSGMDFYKDELFVAALRGEALLAFHLKTEEVREIVADVGRIRDVWIEQGVLYWITNNTDGRGTPSSKDDQLFQMKL from the coding sequence ATGAAGAAATCATTTATTTTATCAGGTGTGGCATTAGCTTTTCTCTCTAGCTGCTCTTCAATGAACGATAATCAGTCTAATTCAACTCGAAATGAAAATGGACATGAGTCAGCTGTACTGCAATCAAGTAATGAAGCACGAATAGAAGTAATAGCTAGTCATTTAGAAGCTCCGTGGGCAATTAATAAGCTAAAAGAAACCTTTTACATTACCGAACGGACAGGGAAAATTGCCAAAATCAAGAATGGAGAAGTGACACGACAAAATGTTCTTTTAACAAAAACACTTTCTACTGCGTCAGAAGCAGGTTTACTTGGACTAGTATTAGCGCCTGATTTTGAACAGTCGAATCAAGCATTTGCCTATTATACGTATGAAAAAGGACGAGAGCAGTTTAATCGTATTGTATTGCTGCAGTTAGTCGAAGATACTTGGCATGAGAAGGTAGTGTTGGTTGATGAAATCCCGAGTGGTACATATCATCACGGAGGGCGTTTGAAAATTGGCCCCGATCGAAAACTCTATGCAACTGCTGGAGATGCATCTAATCCTGATTTTGCACAAGACGTCGATTCATTAGGCGGTAAAATTTTGCGGATAAATTTAGATGGTACAATTCCTGAGGACAATCCGTTTCCTAGCTCCTATGTATATAGTTATGGGCACCGCAATCCACAAGGAATCGGCTGGGCACAGGACGGATCACTTTATGCAAGTGAGCACGGACAAAGTGCAAATGATGAAATTAATAAAATTTATGCAGGAGAAAATTATGGCTGGCCAATAATTGAAGGAATAGAAACGCAAGAAGGGCTCATTACACCTTTATTTACTTCAGGAGAGAACATAACATGGGCGCCTTCAGGTATGGATTTTTATAAAGATGAGCTATTTGTTGCTGCATTAAGGGGGGAAGCGCTACTCGCCTTTCATTTAAAAACAGAGGAAGTCCGAGAAATTGTGGCTGATGTTGGTCGCATTCGGGATGTATGGATTGAACAGGGTGTGCTTTATTGGATAACAAACAACACCGATGGACGAGGAACCCCTTCTAGTAAAGACGATCAACTGTTTCAAATGAAGCTTTGA
- a CDS encoding DinB family protein → MINFFSYNWQVRDEWFEWCKQLPQDELLKERTGGVGSILNTLFHIIDVEYSWLRGIQGKEDVVIQFADYATLEKVKTLSHRLRDEIAEFLQESFAEIKEKVVSVPWDEDVYTVDEIVHHIIAHEIHHIGQLSIWSRELDLNPVAANYIGRDFVKLKGQYME, encoded by the coding sequence TTGATAAATTTTTTTAGCTATAACTGGCAAGTAAGAGATGAATGGTTTGAATGGTGTAAACAACTACCGCAAGACGAGCTGCTAAAAGAGCGAACTGGTGGCGTAGGAAGTATTTTAAATACACTTTTTCACATTATTGATGTTGAATATAGTTGGCTTCGTGGCATTCAAGGAAAGGAGGATGTAGTTATACAGTTTGCTGATTATGCAACCCTTGAAAAGGTAAAAACTCTGTCACATAGATTGCGTGATGAAATAGCTGAATTTTTACAGGAGAGCTTTGCTGAAATAAAAGAGAAGGTTGTAAGTGTTCCTTGGGATGAGGATGTATATACGGTTGATGAAATAGTACATCACATAATTGCCCATGAAATTCACCATATAGGTCAACTTTCAATTTGGTCAAGAGAATTGGATCTCAACCCGGTTGCTGCAAACTATATCGGAAGAGATTTTGTGAAATTAAAAGGGCAATATATGGAATAG
- a CDS encoding LCP family protein encodes MEDKRIRDQIFNSSDQDLRFTKEDRNKVFEQIHNPEKNKAQKKSFIFSKNLVPLTVSLLVVGLCLFLFMPSILPSKVINESSPSVTREPVVGETEFLTSLITVKSIEMENRIYLNLLLTYSKDKKMVKIVSIPHDTYAPIGINNDGSTMYDKLLFAYRFGGAENVRSTVSKLVDLPIDYYAVIDLETISALIDAMDGIDYDLQEDIRIRAISQVAFEFDKGTNHLNGEEVVALMMAATEGISLEEENLLNLMNAVMNKTENEIPPTQLKELFSKIEANVSLNGLLQNQIEINTIKTIPLSDGMVSEAEILSSTEGKHYYKFGKDFLNSVSEELTIFN; translated from the coding sequence ATGGAAGATAAACGAATAAGAGATCAAATTTTTAATTCGTCTGATCAAGATTTAAGATTTACAAAAGAAGACCGTAATAAAGTATTTGAACAAATTCATAATCCAGAGAAAAATAAAGCACAAAAGAAATCCTTTATTTTTTCTAAAAATCTTGTTCCTCTTACGGTTTCACTATTAGTAGTAGGCTTGTGTCTATTTTTATTTATGCCTTCTATTCTCCCGAGTAAAGTAATTAATGAATCGAGCCCAAGTGTTACGAGGGAACCGGTGGTTGGGGAAACTGAATTCTTAACTTCTTTAATTACGGTGAAGTCGATAGAAATGGAAAATCGAATCTATCTGAACCTTTTACTTACTTATAGTAAAGATAAAAAGATGGTGAAAATTGTATCAATCCCTCATGATACGTATGCACCGATAGGAATTAATAATGATGGGTCTACGATGTATGATAAATTACTATTTGCTTATCGTTTTGGAGGCGCTGAAAATGTAAGATCAACAGTTTCAAAACTAGTAGATTTACCAATTGATTATTATGCTGTAATCGATTTAGAAACCATTTCAGCTCTAATTGACGCAATGGATGGGATAGATTACGACTTGCAAGAAGATATTCGAATAAGAGCAATATCTCAAGTGGCATTTGAATTTGATAAAGGAACGAATCATTTGAATGGAGAAGAGGTAGTAGCATTAATGATGGCTGCTACGGAAGGAATCAGCTTAGAGGAAGAAAACCTTTTAAATCTAATGAATGCTGTTATGAATAAAACTGAAAACGAAATTCCACCAACACAATTAAAAGAATTGTTTTCTAAAATAGAAGCGAATGTGTCACTAAACGGTTTGTTACAGAATCAAATCGAAATTAATACTATTAAAACAATCCCTTTAAGTGATGGGATGGTATCGGAAGCTGAAATATTAAGCAGTACAGAAGGCAAACACTATTATAAGTTTGGGAAGGATTTTTTAAATTCCGTGTCAGAAGAATTAACCATTTTTAACTAA
- a CDS encoding GNAT family N-acetyltransferase — protein MDLYITRELNKEDKQYIDEALYKFNLKHFPEDLSGRYEEINLFLKDEAGNVRGGILTEVCWNWLEIHTFMVDEDIRKSGFGTKLLAEIEMIALEKQCDFIKVDTLSFQALDFYKKNGYKVYGSIDNVGREFTHYYLKKDLNNF, from the coding sequence ATGGATCTATATATTACGAGAGAATTAAATAAAGAGGATAAACAATATATTGATGAGGCACTTTATAAGTTTAACTTAAAGCATTTTCCAGAAGATTTAAGTGGGAGGTATGAAGAAATCAATTTATTTCTTAAAGACGAAGCTGGCAATGTTCGCGGTGGAATCCTCACAGAAGTTTGCTGGAATTGGTTGGAAATTCATACGTTTATGGTAGATGAAGACATCCGAAAATCAGGGTTTGGAACAAAATTATTAGCAGAAATAGAAATGATCGCTTTAGAAAAGCAATGTGATTTTATTAAGGTAGATACTTTAAGTTTCCAAGCGTTAGATTTCTATAAGAAGAACGGATATAAAGTATACGGGAGTATAGATAATGTGGGAAGAGAATTTACACATTACTATTTAAAAAAAGACTTAAACAATTTTTAG
- a CDS encoding copper amine oxidase N-terminal domain-containing protein: protein MLKQLKKYWIVTIILTTSLLFLSQNSAFANQRIGNGLYLESNVTVIVNGKKVTFKDPVLNKNGHLFLPMRNLYEIIGATVHWDQKTKTASAKRDENRVAVTVNSKTAIVNGKTVAVNVPPFLYKDKTYVPIRFLSENLGGSVKWNQQSRKVEISLNDGQTTPPIVSDPYYLHINNKRIVMNDPIITKQDRTYIPAQYLYENLENASGKWLSKNQFELQILGLIFVFTNGSNIIQVNDEMVVTAEQPFIQSEKMYVPVKFIVNAVDEGGNLRYLSKQKEMYIYLYQSMFTSKFLEKSFGTTPVPQSIPTAELSGNRTLLVSDNPETLSAAVVPNSTATLAAQNVQSDKAVNEHRVFGWHYNTLGKQIQLGITVENKSTTTTLQVVNSKGTFKKSSHSWINYDIGLPIADQVLNNQLQQAENEGIMIAPGETKVIQSYELHHNYIIGLLHDFDIQAVNGSESNYTIRTVMAKNNENLTTIHSNPVPINASAAHPRGVWTSSTIVGEFPTYTVGSAEVGYSISNGKTDHFLTKENSLEQINGSVSNSGHFGLNYIVKIPVANPTGQAKNVKLKLSGRGGLYSGAVKLNGQVHLIPTLKPGKEYIELPSYTILDSNEHITLEIMHSGGSNLPLAIYIETE from the coding sequence ATGTTAAAACAGCTAAAAAAATATTGGATTGTGACTATTATACTCACAACTTCGCTATTGTTCCTAAGTCAGAATTCCGCGTTTGCTAATCAACGTATTGGCAATGGTTTATATTTAGAAAGTAACGTTACAGTCATAGTAAATGGGAAGAAAGTGACGTTTAAAGATCCTGTTTTAAATAAAAACGGCCATTTATTTTTACCAATGCGAAATTTATATGAAATTATTGGCGCAACAGTACATTGGGATCAAAAAACTAAAACGGCAAGTGCAAAAAGAGATGAAAATCGAGTGGCTGTTACAGTTAATTCAAAAACTGCTATAGTCAACGGTAAAACAGTAGCAGTCAATGTTCCTCCATTCCTTTATAAGGATAAAACGTACGTACCAATTCGCTTTTTAAGTGAAAATTTAGGTGGAAGCGTCAAATGGAATCAACAATCCCGTAAGGTGGAGATCTCCTTAAATGATGGGCAAACTACGCCGCCAATCGTTAGCGATCCCTACTATCTACATATCAATAACAAGCGTATCGTAATGAATGATCCAATCATTACAAAGCAGGATAGAACATATATACCGGCACAATATCTTTATGAAAATCTAGAAAACGCTTCTGGTAAGTGGCTTTCTAAAAATCAATTTGAGTTGCAAATTTTAGGTTTAATATTTGTATTCACAAATGGCAGTAACATCATACAAGTAAATGACGAGATGGTGGTTACAGCGGAACAGCCGTTTATTCAATCTGAAAAAATGTACGTACCTGTAAAATTTATTGTTAATGCAGTCGATGAGGGAGGAAACTTGCGTTATTTAAGTAAACAGAAGGAAATGTATATTTACTTATATCAATCGATGTTTACAAGTAAGTTCCTAGAAAAATCGTTCGGTACAACGCCCGTGCCACAAAGTATACCAACAGCCGAGTTATCGGGGAATCGTACGTTATTAGTAAGTGATAATCCAGAAACGTTGTCTGCTGCTGTTGTCCCGAATTCAACTGCAACACTTGCTGCACAAAACGTGCAATCCGATAAAGCAGTAAATGAACACCGCGTATTTGGTTGGCATTATAATACACTTGGAAAACAGATACAATTAGGTATTACAGTTGAAAATAAGTCTACAACAACGACTTTACAAGTAGTGAATTCTAAAGGAACCTTTAAAAAGAGTAGCCATAGCTGGATAAATTATGACATTGGTTTACCTATTGCCGATCAAGTGTTAAACAATCAATTACAGCAAGCGGAAAACGAAGGTATTATGATTGCACCAGGTGAAACGAAAGTAATTCAATCCTATGAATTGCATCACAACTACATTATTGGTTTATTACACGACTTCGATATCCAAGCGGTAAATGGGAGCGAAAGCAACTACACGATTCGAACAGTTATGGCAAAAAATAATGAAAATTTAACAACCATTCATTCAAACCCTGTACCAATTAATGCATCGGCAGCTCACCCGCGTGGTGTTTGGACGAGCTCCACGATTGTTGGAGAATTCCCAACGTATACAGTTGGAAGTGCTGAAGTAGGTTACAGTATTTCTAACGGAAAAACGGATCATTTCTTAACGAAAGAAAATTCTTTAGAACAAATCAATGGCAGCGTTAGCAACTCCGGGCATTTTGGTTTAAATTATATTGTCAAAATCCCTGTAGCCAATCCAACTGGACAAGCTAAAAATGTGAAATTAAAGCTTTCAGGTCGTGGCGGTTTATATAGTGGCGCGGTTAAATTAAACGGGCAAGTTCACTTAATTCCTACGTTAAAGCCAGGCAAAGAATATATTGAACTTCCGAGCTACACGATTCTTGACAGTAATGAGCACATCACTTTAGAAATTATGCACTCTGGGGGAAGTAATTTACCTTTAGCGATTTATATTGAGACAGAGTAA
- a CDS encoding LysR family transcriptional regulator: MNLHALRIFKVVAEFESVTKAANYLCLSQPAVTIQIRHLEKELDVALLQTRGRGIQLTEIGKVLAKEADKLFSLEASIEEKIKDAKKQLTEKIVIASTYLPSSFLLPTYIAKFKAENSNTQIILQTGNSTDTIYKLLNYKADVGIIVSENINEPQLSIQHWKDIEFYFVTHPEHALADQLVSIKDVVTYPFVLREKGSSTRELLEAICLTQGVPAPEEGLVFDGLMESVQAILSGYGIMLAPSIAVEQYLVSNQLRRIYINELQIMRPVYICTRQNSPNANTETFINTLLM, from the coding sequence ATGAATCTTCACGCACTGAGAATTTTTAAAGTAGTGGCTGAATTTGAAAGTGTTACTAAGGCAGCAAATTATTTATGTCTTAGTCAGCCTGCTGTAACTATACAAATCCGTCATTTAGAAAAAGAACTTGATGTGGCATTACTTCAAACAAGAGGGCGTGGCATTCAATTAACCGAAATCGGAAAAGTCCTCGCAAAAGAAGCAGATAAACTATTTTCCTTAGAAGCTTCTATTGAAGAAAAAATAAAAGATGCGAAAAAACAACTAACCGAGAAGATTGTCATTGCTTCTACCTATCTACCTTCGAGTTTTCTATTACCTACATATATTGCAAAATTTAAAGCTGAAAATAGCAACACTCAAATCATTTTACAAACTGGCAATTCTACAGATACAATCTATAAATTATTAAACTACAAAGCGGATGTTGGAATTATCGTTTCAGAAAATATAAATGAACCTCAATTATCAATCCAACATTGGAAAGACATTGAATTTTATTTCGTCACACATCCTGAACATGCGTTAGCAGATCAACTTGTCTCTATTAAAGATGTTGTCACATACCCTTTCGTTCTACGAGAAAAGGGAAGTTCAACACGAGAACTATTAGAAGCTATCTGCTTAACGCAAGGTGTACCAGCACCTGAGGAAGGCTTAGTATTTGACGGACTAATGGAATCCGTACAGGCTATTTTATCTGGATATGGTATTATGCTTGCACCATCTATAGCAGTAGAACAGTATTTAGTTAGTAATCAACTACGGCGAATTTATATAAATGAGCTCCAAATTATGCGTCCTGTTTATATATGCACACGTCAGAATTCTCCTAATGCCAATACTGAAACATTTATTAACACACTATTAATGTAA